CAACTCCCTCCCCGAATCCCATACTGTAGTAGGCCATGAGCTCAGGTACAAGAATGGGTCGCTCTTCTTTAAAGGAATAACCCCATACCCAGTTCATCTCTCGCTTGGGATCAAACGGCTGAAAAGGAAAATCTGGTAGGGCATACTGCTCTTCTGAATGGGTCCCCGCCGTTGTCGGATCAAGGGCATGCGGCGCAAGGTTTGCATAGCAGTCACGCACCATCGTCCTCTTGCCACGCGGCATCAGCCCGCAATATCTTTCCATTCCCTCCAAAATCGCCGTTAACTCGCTATCCGCGTACGAAACGGATCTGCCTGCTGTACCCTCATTATGCGAAAATAAAGGCAAATTGACACTTACATCTGCAAAAACAGAGACGAGATCACGGACTTTCCCGTTCAAAAATCCGGTTCGGGAATCCAAATACTCGGAGGTAAGTGCTTGTTGCAACTCAGCAATGGATTTTGTGCGGTAACTATCAGGACTTTGCTTTATGTTGGGCTTCAAGCGTATTCTTGCCCGATCCTCTGAATCCTCAGGCAACCGACTACATACTGAACATAATGGATTTGGTAAAAAGAAATGGCGGGTACTTGTCAATGTTTGTAAATCAATGAATTGGATATGCTCCGATAAGTGGGCTTGCCTGCCCTCTACGAAACGTAACACTTCCGCGATTACGTGGTGAGCCACCTGTAGTAAGCCAGAGCGGGATGACCACGGATCCCGATGTATTTCGCCTTTTTCGCTCAGCATTTTTTGTACCTTCCACATCTCTTGCCGATCGCGTCCCGCCATCAAACGACGCATATCTGCGCACTGAGAGCACCCTGTTTGACCTGGTCGTACCAGCGGGCCTACAATCGCTTCTCCGAATGAAACAAAACCGCGCAGCCATGGAATATTCGCTTGTTGGAAATGTTTTTCTGCTTGCAGATACAAGGTAGGATGATAGGTATCGTGTAACAGAAGTGCCAAGTCTGCTACCCTTGTCGCCGATTCCATTTTCTCACTCCGCCACACGCGGTAATCCGTCATGAGACGTTCTGAAATCAGCTCTGCTAATACGCCATCTCCGATTACAAGAATGTCAGCACTCATTGAAGCACCTCCCGAGAGAGCAGCAAAGCGAATACCCCGCCAAGGTCTTCCTCCAAGAAAGACTCTATCGCCGCATTTATGATCAGAGGTTTTTTGTGATGAAGTGCTAAAACTTCGATAGCGTGCTGCCAGACTTCATGTTCTGATTCTTCTTTGCTAGGGATGAATGCCAATTCCATTATTTCACCCGTCATTGCTACAGATTGCGCTGTAAGTACATACTTAGATAATGGTGTTGATTGATTCTGGATACGATGTAAGGCATGCATTAACGCTTTTTGCAACGCGTCTAGCTCCTGTAAGCCAACACTCCCAAACCAACCGGAGCGCGTTCCCACCCAAATAACCGGAAAACCGCACACATCATGGCCCTTGGCAATCTTCGGTTCTTCACCCAATGTAGCGAATGACCGCATATAATACTGAGACTGCTCATCCGCAATCGTTCCAGCGTGAACAGGTCTAGCTGTTGGTTGTCGTCCTTTCATTTCTGACACATACGTGAGTGTTAAACAATGTAGTAACGCCCGACTTAACCCTTCTGCTGCCGTTTCTCCTGCTCCAATTCCGATGTTTCCATCTATCCCCACTTGTAAAGCCCTGTTTTGGGTAGCGAGATGGTTCACCATTCTTCCGACATACATCTCTGCCCCAAGTAATCCAGCTTCTCTTCTCGCCTCGTCATGGTTATAACCCGCGCATACGACGGATGGCAAAAGCTCTGAGGGACCATCTGCGACGGGATCGACTGCCGTAACGATACACTGAGTGAGCGGCAATTGCGTTAGCTCACCCTCATCCCAACTGTCAAAAATTCCGGTACCAGATGAGGTCCATGATGGAAACAGCGACAATAGACTTTCCTTTTGTTCTGCCTCTTTTGATAGCCGCGATTGGAGATCACGGTCATCTAATACCTCCATGCTCATCTCTTCACTCAGCATCGGATGCCGCATAAATGACTGCCAGCTTCCTTCTAATGTCTCTAGATTTAGCAAATAAACCTTGTTGGCGACCTCTGTTTCTATGGCCCCTGTAACGTATTTAAACCATTCAAAAACAGCAATGTTGGCCAACATGGCTGCTGCAGTCATAGAAAACGCATGATGATCGGGGTCCTCACTCAAAGCTTGTCGATGCAACCGACGCCAAGCCGATTCAAAGCAAG
This genomic stretch from Brevibacillus sp. DP1.3A harbors:
- a CDS encoding TOMM precursor leader peptide-binding protein, which translates into the protein MSADILVIGDGVLAELISERLMTDYRVWRSEKMESATRVADLALLLHDTYHPTLYLQAEKHFQQANIPWLRGFVSFGEAIVGPLVRPGQTGCSQCADMRRLMAGRDRQEMWKVQKMLSEKGEIHRDPWSSRSGLLQVAHHVIAEVLRFVEGRQAHLSEHIQFIDLQTLTSTRHFFLPNPLCSVCSRLPEDSEDRARIRLKPNIKQSPDSYRTKSIAELQQALTSEYLDSRTGFLNGKVRDLVSVFADVSVNLPLFSHNEGTAGRSVSYADSELTAILEGMERYCGLMPRGKRTMVRDCYANLAPHALDPTTAGTHSEEQYALPDFPFQPFDPKREMNWVWGYSFKEERPILVPELMAYYSMGFGEGVVFETSNGCALGGSLEEAIFYGILEVVERDAFLLTWYAQLPLPRLDPATVNDQELLLLIDRMQTVTNYDLYLFDATMENGIPAVWTIAKNRGEEGLHLVCAAGAHPDPIRAVKSSIYETAAMLMTLTDKYEANRDKYLRMLHDSSLVKKMDDHAMLYSLPEAAERLSFLMDNSRSMVSFAEQFPRRNQHRDLTDDLRELLGVFQKLDLDVIVVDQTTPEVGRHGLSCVRVLIPGMLPMTFGQHLTRVTGLKRVLEVPVKLGYTKQPLRVDELNPFPHPFP
- a CDS encoding putative thiazole-containing bacteriocin maturation protein, which encodes MDRLNPSMRIKVKRDTVYIPDADGSVYFRNNIGTFRMKGDMIERWVDQLMPMFNGEHTLEQLTDDLPDEYQQQIYEVAGTLLQNGFLQDVSQDKPHDLSRETMSTYAAQIEFLDQFGGSGGYRFQKYRAENVLVIGAGPFLLSVIHALLESGCVQFHYAMTGETPTDRERLETIIENSRRKDPHVKLEKLEPASWGKVEWSEAIEPFTAVLYTSAHTNKDETSVIHSVCREQEKVFIPALFVLQKGMVGPLVHPQSEACFESAWRRLHRQALSEDPDHHAFSMTAAAMLANIAVFEWFKYVTGAIETEVANKVYLLNLETLEGSWQSFMRHPMLSEEMSMEVLDDRDLQSRLSKEAEQKESLLSLFPSWTSSGTGIFDSWDEGELTQLPLTQCIVTAVDPVADGPSELLPSVVCAGYNHDEARREAGLLGAEMYVGRMVNHLATQNRALQVGIDGNIGIGAGETAAEGLSRALLHCLTLTYVSEMKGRQPTARPVHAGTIADEQSQYYMRSFATLGEEPKIAKGHDVCGFPVIWVGTRSGWFGSVGLQELDALQKALMHALHRIQNQSTPLSKYVLTAQSVAMTGEIMELAFIPSKEESEHEVWQHAIEVLALHHKKPLIINAAIESFLEEDLGGVFALLLSREVLQ